A genomic segment from Equus przewalskii isolate Varuska chromosome X, EquPr2, whole genome shotgun sequence encodes:
- the H2AB1 gene encoding histone H2A-Bbd type 1 — protein sequence MPGNRSRRRRGSSHGQGRPRSRTARAQLLFSVSWVEHLLREGHYARRLSPSAPVFLAAVIQYLTAKVLELAGNEACKSGRRRITPELVDMAVHNNALLSGFFGATTISQVAPGRE from the coding sequence ATGCCGGGGAATCGCAGCCGTCGTCGTCGAGGGTCCTCCCACGGCCAGGGCCGGCCCCGCTCCCGCACCGCCCGAGCGCAGCTGTTGTTTTCCGTGAGCTGGGTGGAGCACCTCCTGCGGGAGGGCCACTACGCCCGGCGCCTGAGCCCCTCCGCCCCGGTCTTCCTGGCGGCCGTCATCCAGTACCTGACGGCCAAGGTCCTGGAGCTGGCGGGCAACGAGGCCTGCAAGAGCGGCAGGAGGCGCATCACCCCGGAGCTCGTGGACATGGCGGTCCACAACAACGCGCTGCTCAGCGGCTTCTTTGGCGCCACGACCATCTCCCAGGTGGCCCCGGGCCGGGAGTAG